A genome region from Mugil cephalus isolate CIBA_MC_2020 chromosome 13, CIBA_Mcephalus_1.1, whole genome shotgun sequence includes the following:
- the six3a gene encoding homeobox protein SIX3a, which yields MVFRSPLELYPSHFFLPNFADRPLLLANSAPTTRSPEDLSMFQLPTLNFSPEQVASVCETLEETGDIERLGRFLWSLPVAPGACEAINKHESILRARAVVAFHTGNFRDLYHILENHKFTKDSHGKLQAMWLEAHYQEAEKLRGRPLGPVDKYRVRKKFPLPRTIWDGEQKTHCFKERTRSLLREWYLQDPYPNPSKKRELAQATGLTPTQVGNWFKNRRQRDRAAAAKNRLQHQAIGPSGMRSLSEAGLTPHSSAESPSTAASPTTSVSSMTERVDTGTSILSVTSSDSECDV from the exons ATGGTTTTCAGATCCCCTTTAGAGCTTTATCCCTCCCATTTCTTCCTGCCAAACTTCGCTGATCGCCCTCTGCTCCTGGCGAACAGCGCTCCCACCACCAGGTCTCCAGAAGACTTGTCCATGTTTCAGCTACCGACCCTCAACTTCTCCCCGGAGCAGGTGGCAAGCGTCTGCGAGACGCTGGAGGAGACCGGGGACATCGAACGGCTGGGCCGCTTCCTCTGGTCCTTGCCCGTGGCTCCGGGAGCTTGTGAAGCGATCAACAAGCACGAGTCCATCCTGCGCGCCCGGGCCGTGGTGGCGTTCCACACGGGGAATTTCAGAGACCTCTACCACATCCTGGAGAACCACAAGTTCACCAAGGACTCGCACGGCAAACTGCAAGCTATGTGGCTGGAAGCTCACTACCAGGAGGCCGAGAAGCTCCGCGGTCGTCCCCTCGGACCTGTCGATAAGTACCGGGTGCGGAAGAAGTTTCCGCTGCCTCGGACCATCTGGGACGGCGAGCAGAAGACGCACTGTTTCAAAGAGCGGACACGGAGCCTGCTGAGGGAGTGGTATCTTCAGGACCCATATCCAAATCCCAGCAAGAAAAGGGAACTGGCTCAAGCCACAGGACTCACTCCTACACAGGTCGGAAACTGGTTTAAAAACCGGAGGCAACGAGACAGAGCTGCGGCGGCCAAAAACag gCTCCAGCACCAAGCAATAGGACCGAGCGGTATGAGGTCCCTCTCAGAGGCCGGTCTCACCCCTCACAGCTCGGCAGAGTCGCCTTCGACCGCGGCTAGTCCCACCACCAGCGTTTCCAGTATGACAGAGAGAGTTGATACTGGGACGTCCATCCTGTCCGTCACATCCAGTGACTCGGAGTGCGATGTATGa